The following proteins are encoded in a genomic region of Hoeflea phototrophica DFL-43:
- a CDS encoding propionyl-CoA synthetase, with protein MTSSYDEVYGSWRKDPEGFWMDQASGIDWFEKPKIAFDPDQGVYGRWFPDGVTNTCHNCLDRHVEGGRGDQAAIIYDSPITGAKRTISYSEMLADVEAFSGALSDRGIRKGDRVIIYMPMVPEALVAMLACARLGAVHSVVFGGFAASELATRIEDCEAKLVVSASCGIEPGRIVAYKPLLDAAIEQSSHKPDVTIILQREEHRCELIKDRDFDFHALLQANAGRKVTCTPVASTDPLYVLYTSGTTGQPKGVVRDNGGHMAALHWSMHSIYGVKPGEVFWAASDIGWVVGHSYIVYGPLLHGNTTILFEGKPVGTPDAGTFWRVIDEHNVVVLFTAPTAFRAIRKEDPQGSLISDYDLSGFCALFLAGERADPDTIQWAERLLKVPVIDHWWQTETGWTIAGNPMGLGLLPIKHGSPAVPMPGYDVQVIDDAGHPVAAGTLGNIVVKLPLPPGCLPTLWNADDRFQDAYLAEFPGYYKTADAGFIDDNGYLFIMARTDDIINVAGHRLSTGGMEEAVSGHPDVAECAVIGIADSMKGQIPAGFIVINSGVDRSDDEIEKEVVKLVRDKIGPVAAFKTVMAVKRLPKTRSGKILRATMQKIADGESWKMPATIDDPAILDEVSEVLAKRGLKSRDS; from the coding sequence ATGACAAGCAGCTATGATGAGGTCTATGGGAGTTGGCGCAAGGACCCTGAGGGGTTCTGGATGGATCAGGCTTCGGGGATTGACTGGTTCGAAAAGCCCAAGATCGCCTTTGACCCGGATCAGGGTGTTTATGGGCGCTGGTTTCCCGACGGTGTGACCAACACCTGTCACAATTGTCTCGACCGGCATGTGGAAGGTGGCCGCGGTGACCAGGCTGCGATCATCTATGACAGCCCGATCACCGGTGCCAAGCGAACCATCAGCTACAGCGAGATGCTTGCAGATGTGGAAGCCTTCTCCGGCGCATTGTCTGACCGGGGCATACGCAAGGGTGACCGGGTGATCATCTATATGCCGATGGTGCCTGAAGCGCTGGTGGCCATGCTAGCCTGCGCGCGTCTGGGGGCTGTCCATTCGGTGGTGTTTGGCGGCTTCGCGGCTTCCGAGCTTGCGACCCGGATCGAGGATTGTGAGGCCAAACTGGTGGTGTCGGCCTCCTGTGGCATCGAGCCGGGCCGGATCGTGGCCTACAAGCCGCTGCTCGATGCGGCGATCGAACAGTCTTCCCACAAGCCAGATGTCACCATAATCCTGCAGCGTGAGGAACATCGCTGCGAGCTGATCAAGGACCGGGATTTTGATTTTCATGCCTTGCTTCAGGCAAATGCTGGCCGAAAAGTGACTTGCACGCCGGTTGCGTCCACAGATCCGCTCTATGTTCTTTACACATCCGGTACCACCGGCCAGCCCAAGGGGGTGGTGCGGGACAATGGTGGCCACATGGCAGCCCTGCATTGGTCCATGCATTCGATCTATGGCGTCAAACCGGGCGAAGTGTTCTGGGCAGCGTCGGATATTGGATGGGTGGTGGGCCATTCCTACATCGTCTATGGGCCATTGTTGCACGGCAATACCACCATTCTGTTTGAAGGAAAGCCGGTGGGTACGCCGGATGCCGGGACCTTCTGGCGGGTGATTGACGAGCACAATGTCGTGGTGCTGTTCACGGCGCCCACTGCATTCCGGGCGATTCGCAAGGAGGACCCGCAGGGAAGCCTGATTTCGGACTACGATCTTTCAGGTTTTTGCGCGCTTTTCCTGGCCGGTGAACGGGCTGATCCGGACACGATCCAGTGGGCGGAACGGCTGCTCAAGGTGCCGGTGATCGATCATTGGTGGCAGACCGAAACCGGCTGGACCATCGCCGGAAATCCGATGGGGCTCGGGCTTTTGCCGATCAAGCACGGTTCACCGGCGGTTCCGATGCCAGGCTACGATGTTCAGGTGATCGATGATGCCGGGCATCCGGTCGCGGCTGGAACTTTGGGCAATATTGTCGTCAAACTGCCGTTGCCACCGGGCTGTCTGCCGACACTGTGGAATGCGGATGACCGGTTTCAAGATGCCTATCTTGCGGAGTTTCCGGGCTACTACAAGACTGCGGATGCCGGATTCATTGATGATAACGGTTATCTGTTCATCATGGCGCGCACCGATGACATCATTAATGTCGCCGGCCATCGCCTGTCGACCGGCGGCATGGAGGAAGCGGTTTCCGGCCATCCCGATGTGGCTGAATGTGCGGTCATCGGCATTGCCGACAGCATGAAGGGGCAAATCCCGGCAGGTTTCATCGTGATCAATTCGGGCGTCGATCGCTCGGATGACGAGATCGAAAAGGAAGTGGTCAAGCTGGTACGCGACAAGATCGGCCCGGTTGCAGCGTTCAAGACGGTCATGGCAGTCAAACGGCTTCCCAAGACCCGGTCGGGGAAAATCCTGCGCGCCACCATGCAGAAGATCGCTGATGGCGAGAGCTGGAAAATGCCGGCCACCATCGATGATCCCGCCATTCTCGATGAGGTAAGCGAAGTGCTGGCCAAGCGCGGACTCAAGAGCCGTGACTCTTAA